The following are encoded in a window of Lactobacillus panisapium genomic DNA:
- a CDS encoding MerR family transcriptional regulator: MYLKEFITKMNTTKDTVRFYLELSLLTPIRKGKNYWFTDNEVESFQEIKNLQELGFSLKEICAIKELHDQSCGTKKQHEQNLRLIEEKIAENDAAIRELRHRKKALVALKKALKKLLIK; encoded by the coding sequence ATGTATTTAAAAGAATTTATCACTAAAATGAATACTACTAAGGATACAGTTAGGTTTTATCTTGAATTAAGTTTATTAACGCCAATACGAAAGGGAAAAAATTATTGGTTTACTGATAATGAAGTAGAATCATTTCAGGAAATAAAAAACTTACAAGAATTGGGTTTTTCACTAAAAGAAATTTGCGCAATCAAAGAATTGCATGACCAATCATGTGGCACAAAAAAGCAGCATGAGCAAAATCTTAGGCTAATCGAAGAAAAAATAGCAGAAAATGATGCTGCAATCAGAGAACTGCGTCACAGAAAAAAAGCTTTAGTGGCATTGAAAAAAGCACTAAAAAAACTGCTCATTAAGTAA